A window of Methanolobus sediminis contains these coding sequences:
- a CDS encoding fumarate hydratase has protein sequence MSSSIDYDTVVSAVVNILEEAETVLPQDVVDALEKAASEETSPIAKEQLEAILKNIGIAAKKKVPMCQDTGILIFFVELGRDSRMDFRLEDAILEGVRKATASIPLRPNAVDPLTRSNSGNNTGNGIPDIKYELVDGSSIKITVAPKGAGSENMSSIKMLNPTEKDSIRNVVLETVLNAGGKPCPPVVVGVGIGGSFDKAARLAKSALLEKVDEMTEEEKALLEDINSLGIGPMGLGGKTTALAVHIKKAHCHTASLPVAVNIQCWANRHASVVLGGDE, from the coding sequence TTGTCAAGTTCCATTGATTATGATACTGTTGTATCTGCTGTTGTTAATATTCTAGAAGAGGCTGAGACCGTACTGCCACAGGATGTTGTTGATGCATTAGAAAAAGCTGCATCTGAGGAAACGTCTCCTATTGCAAAAGAGCAGCTTGAAGCTATCCTGAAAAATATAGGGATCGCAGCAAAGAAAAAGGTGCCCATGTGCCAGGATACCGGCATACTGATATTCTTTGTAGAACTCGGTCGTGATTCCAGAATGGACTTCAGGCTGGAAGATGCTATTCTTGAGGGTGTGAGAAAAGCAACTGCATCTATACCATTACGTCCTAATGCTGTTGATCCGTTAACCCGAAGTAACAGTGGAAATAACACCGGAAACGGGATTCCTGATATAAAATACGAACTTGTGGACGGTAGCAGCATAAAAATAACCGTGGCACCGAAGGGTGCAGGTTCTGAGAACATGAGTTCCATAAAAATGCTCAATCCTACTGAAAAGGACAGCATACGCAACGTTGTGCTTGAAACAGTTCTTAACGCAGGTGGAAAACCATGTCCTCCGGTTGTTGTAGGTGTGGGTATTGGTGGTTCATTTGATAAAGCTGCAAGACTTGCTAAGTCCGCCCTGCTTGAGAAAGTTGATGAGATGACCGAAGAAGAAAAAGCTCTTCTTGAAGACATAAATTCACTGGGAATAGGACCAATGGGACTTGGAGGGAAAACAACCGCCTTAGCAGTTCACATTAAAAAAGCACACTGTCATACGGCATCTCTCCCTGTTGCGGTGAATATACAGTG